From Ornithorhynchus anatinus isolate Pmale09 chromosome X3, mOrnAna1.pri.v4, whole genome shotgun sequence, the proteins below share one genomic window:
- the SERPINB5 gene encoding serpin B5, with amino-acid sequence MDALRVANTAFAVDMFKEMCTENKTGNVLFSPLCLSTSLSLAQVGTKGDTADEMGKVLHFENVKDVPFGFQTVTSDVNKLSSFYSLKLIKRLYLDKSLSPSTEFVSSTKRPYANEMETVDLKEKLEETKEQINKSIKDLTDGHFENILAESNVTDQTKILVVNAAYFIGKWMKKFPESETKECPFRINKTDSKPVQMMNVEATFCMGNIKDIDCKIIEVPFQNKHLSMLILLPQDVEDGATGLEKVEKQLSSETLLDWTNPSTMANAKVKLSIPKFKVDTVFGPQAVLEKLGMTKAFDTSTADFSGLTEAKGAALSSVVHGAALEISEDGGESIEVPGSRILQHKDEFKADHPFIYIIRHNKTRNIIFFGKLCSP; translated from the exons ATGGATGCTCTGCGAGTGGCCAACACAGCCTTTGCGGTCGACATGTTCAAGGAGATGTGTACCGAAAATAAGACTGGGAATGTGCTGttctccccactctgcctctcgACGTCCCTGTCTCTGGCTCAAGTGGGCACCAAAGGAGACACGGCGGATGAGATGGGAAAG GTCCTTCATTTTGAAAATGTCAAAGATGTGCCTTTTGGGTTCCAAACGGTAACGTCTGATGTAAACAAACTCAGTTCCTTCTACTCGCTGAAATTAATCAAACGCCTCTACTTGGACAAGTCTCTCAGCCCTTCCACC GAGTTTGTCAGTTCCACAAAGAGGCCCTACGCGAACGAAATGGAAACCGTGGACTTGAAAGAAAAATTGGAAGAAACCAAAGAGCAGATCAATAAATCGATTAAGGACCTCACAGATG GGCACTTTGAGAACATCTTGGCTGAGAGTAATGTGACTGACCAGACAAAGATCCTAGTGGTGAATGCAGCCTACTTCATAGGAAAATGGATGAAGAAATTCCCCGAATCGGAAACCAAAGAGTGCCCTTTCCGAATAAACAAG ACAGACAGCAAACCGGTGCAGATGATGAATGTGGAAGCGACGTTCTGCATGGGCAACATCAAGGACATAGACTGCAAGATCATAGAAGTCCCCTTCCAAAACAAACACCTGAGCATGCTCATTCTGCTCCCCCAAGATGTGGAGGATGGTGCCACGGGCTTGGAGAAG gttGAAAAGCAGCTCAGCTCGGAGACCCTGCTGGACTGGACCAACCCCAGCACTATGGCCAACGCCAAGGTCAAACTGTCCATCCCCAAGTTTAAGGTGGACACGGTGTTTGGCCCACAGGCAGTCCTGGAGAAGCTGGGGATGACCAAGGCCTTTGACACCTCCACTGCCGATTTCTCAGGGCTGACAGAGGCCAAGGGGGCTGCTCTGTCCTCAGTGGTCCACGGGGCTGCTCTGGAGATCTCTGAGGACGGGGGCGAATCCATCGAAGTCCCCGGCTCCCGGATCCTGCAGCACAAGGATGAGTTCAAGGCTGACCATCCGTTCATCTACATCATCAGGCACAACAAGACGCGCAACATTATCTTCTTCGGGAAGTTGTGCTCTCCCTAA